One stretch of bacterium DNA includes these proteins:
- the nusB gene encoding transcription antitermination factor NusB, whose protein sequence is MGIAESRRVARELALLTVYCLKIKEKLRAKDCEQDVLSLLDEEDLQISKVDEEARNFYERLIEAYEQHKNKALELIGQHLERWEIERMNPLDLSILELGVCELLGIDDVTYRVTISEAVNLAKKFSSNRAPLLVNAVMDSVAKTLGVSH, encoded by the coding sequence ATGGGAATAGCTGAATCCCGAAGAGTGGCAAGGGAATTGGCCCTGTTAACTGTTTATTGTTTGAAGATCAAAGAAAAGTTGAGGGCAAAGGATTGTGAACAGGATGTGTTATCTCTTCTTGATGAAGAAGATTTGCAAATTTCCAAAGTGGATGAGGAGGCGAGAAACTTTTATGAGAGGCTTATTGAGGCATATGAACAACATAAAAACAAAGCGCTGGAACTGATAGGTCAGCACCTTGAAAGGTGGGAAATAGAGAGGATGAACCCCTTAGATTTGTCGATTTTGGAACTTGGTGTATGTGAACTTCTTGGAATTGACGATGTCACATACAGGGTTACTATTTCTGAAGCGGTGAATCTTGCAAAAAAGTTCTCTTCTAATAGGGCGCCTCTTCTCGTTAACGCGGTAATGGATTCAGTTGCCAAAACTTTGGGGGTTTCACACTGA
- a CDS encoding N-acetylmuramoyl-L-alanine amidase — protein MRSNKLRLVLDPGHGGQSTGAVGSSGLTEKELNLKLVFLLKDLLESKFQVFLTREGDVDVPLEERVKFAETKDADIFISIHFNADALRNPNLNRTEVYIPFEESGPSMDLGELICEEFRSRFDIPCVGPIPSRYTVLKSKVPVKLLLECSYITNHEEEMKLLKGKRLEEISTMVASALIKFSAFGFCEYKGFEIREKLISFAFSEEVSRNQLKVFVDGKEFNYFQVVGKEVALIKEYLPYGFHHVEIKGRTLSGKGLPHVMETIEIETDVEYFTASILPYAGYQLIKIRGFDKHLNPIPEGVRLSIEKIEASVRAIRRGIYKPGELETIIEAKREISDETGSFYILLKGVKDEIKLNFSIGNLDGRLSVENVPKRKTNITGFVYDENTKKPLKNVLIQGEDFVAFSDEFGIFELERSREEEKEKVIFLKEGYYAFETELSTEFVDKIYLKPLYNGVLHGKKILIDIDNRDFSDYSAVRRSWKIAEILGVLVKSAGGIPVLTRDYPWQEIDDYSKVKKAVKECVDASVQISNSRLHVKDDLYVFFYERDENSRKFAEAVYGIRLYKDDPPSLIMPYGNYFVIQLSGPRIVINSKGIFGKEWLAESEVAKFIALKVFVGLLSYFGYTGVYYREYNVEPELLSRTEIFSEDFPVGIVSGNQVRLLFSRPDSKIVIFSKNGKKILISKPLEGKCITLPDGN, from the coding sequence ATGCGCTCTAATAAACTTAGGCTGGTTTTAGATCCAGGACACGGTGGCCAATCCACCGGTGCTGTTGGGTCTTCTGGCCTTACAGAAAAGGAACTGAATTTAAAGCTGGTTTTCCTTTTAAAAGATCTTTTAGAAAGTAAGTTCCAGGTTTTTTTGACACGGGAAGGAGATGTAGATGTCCCATTAGAAGAAAGGGTAAAATTTGCCGAAACCAAGGATGCAGACATCTTTATTTCTATTCATTTTAATGCTGATGCATTAAGAAATCCAAATTTAAATAGGACAGAGGTTTATATTCCCTTTGAAGAAAGCGGACCTTCCATGGATCTTGGAGAACTTATATGTGAGGAGTTCAGAAGTCGATTTGATATCCCTTGCGTTGGTCCCATTCCATCAAGATATACTGTACTAAAGAGCAAGGTGCCGGTTAAGTTGCTTTTGGAGTGTTCATACATCACCAATCACGAAGAGGAAATGAAGTTACTGAAGGGAAAACGGTTGGAAGAAATTTCTACCATGGTAGCGAGTGCCCTTATTAAGTTTTCCGCGTTTGGTTTTTGCGAGTATAAAGGGTTTGAGATTAGAGAAAAATTAATCTCCTTTGCTTTCAGTGAGGAAGTTTCCCGCAATCAATTGAAGGTGTTTGTTGACGGGAAGGAATTCAATTATTTTCAGGTGGTGGGGAAGGAAGTTGCTCTAATAAAGGAATATTTACCTTATGGGTTTCACCATGTGGAAATAAAGGGCAGAACTTTATCAGGTAAAGGGCTTCCTCATGTAATGGAAACCATTGAAATTGAAACGGATGTGGAATATTTTACCGCATCGATCTTGCCCTATGCTGGTTACCAGCTAATCAAAATTAGAGGATTTGATAAGCATCTTAATCCCATACCCGAAGGGGTACGTCTTAGTATTGAGAAAATTGAGGCCAGTGTTAGAGCAATAAGAAGGGGAATTTACAAACCCGGTGAATTGGAAACGATTATAGAGGCCAAACGGGAAATTTCGGACGAGACCGGGTCTTTTTACATCTTGCTAAAAGGCGTAAAGGACGAGATAAAGCTCAACTTTTCCATAGGTAATTTGGACGGCAGGTTGTCCGTGGAAAATGTCCCGAAGAGAAAAACCAACATTACTGGCTTTGTTTATGATGAGAATACGAAAAAGCCTCTGAAAAATGTGCTGATCCAGGGTGAAGATTTTGTTGCTTTTAGTGATGAATTTGGAATTTTTGAACTGGAAAGAAGCCGTGAAGAGGAAAAGGAAAAGGTTATATTTTTAAAGGAAGGTTATTATGCTTTTGAGACAGAGCTTTCCACTGAATTCGTAGATAAGATTTATTTGAAACCCCTTTACAATGGCGTTTTGCATGGTAAGAAGATATTGATTGATATTGATAACAGAGATTTTTCGGATTATTCTGCAGTAAGAAGAAGCTGGAAAATAGCGGAAATTCTGGGGGTGCTGGTTAAAAGTGCGGGTGGTATCCCAGTATTAACAAGGGATTATCCATGGCAGGAGATTGATGACTACTCAAAGGTGAAGAAGGCAGTGAAGGAATGTGTTGATGCTTCTGTGCAGATTAGCAACTCGAGATTACACGTAAAAGATGATTTATACGTGTTTTTCTACGAGAGAGACGAAAATTCAAGAAAGTTTGCTGAAGCTGTTTATGGAATTAGACTTTATAAAGACGATCCACCGTCTTTAATTATGCCTTATGGTAACTATTTTGTGATTCAACTTTCTGGACCAAGGATTGTTATCAATTCCAAGGGTATATTTGGAAAAGAGTGGCTTGCTGAAAGTGAAGTTGCTAAGTTTATAGCGCTTAAAGTATTTGTTGGTTTACTTTCGTATTTTGGATACACTGGAGTGTATTATAGAGAGTATAATGTAGAGCCGGAGCTTCTTTCCAGAACTGAAATCTTTTCGGAAGATTTCCCTGTTGGAATTGTCTCGGGGAATCAGGTCAGGCTTCTGTTTTCAAGACCCGATTCAAAAATTGTCATCTTCTCGAAAAATGGGAAAAAAATATTAATTAGTAAACCTTTGGAGGGGAAATGCATAACCTTGCCCGATGGAAATTGA
- the hisC gene encoding histidinol-phosphate transaminase translates to MHNLARWKLRSVKPYIPGKPIEELARELGIAGEIIKLASNENPLGPSPKAIEAISKKLSELNLYPDDAAYNLVKKLSELNSLTIDEVILGNGSVEIMLMIGLAFVNPGESIVTSEKSFIMYKIIGELIGANVIETPMLNGKINLEAILKAIREDTKVVFIANPNNPTGTYCEKREVEDFMKHVPEDVIVVWDEAYYEYIKGDKFKETIEYVKNGKNVIILRTFSKIYGLAGLRLGYAFAKKDIIDALRRTRLPFNVNTLSQIAAYHALDDSEHVERSLTVNKRGLEYLYKELSALNLKYYESACNFILVDFGVDSDTPYNYLLKRGIIVRPVKNYGLPTSLRITVGTQEQNEKLIRALREFFGYGNS, encoded by the coding sequence ATGCATAACCTTGCCCGATGGAAATTGAGAAGCGTGAAACCTTATATTCCCGGCAAGCCCATTGAGGAACTTGCACGGGAACTTGGAATTGCCGGAGAGATAATCAAACTGGCATCTAATGAGAATCCCCTGGGACCATCACCGAAGGCTATTGAAGCCATTTCTAAGAAGCTTAGTGAACTTAATCTTTATCCTGATGACGCTGCCTATAATCTGGTTAAAAAGCTTTCGGAATTGAATAGCCTCACGATCGATGAGGTAATCCTGGGTAATGGTTCTGTCGAAATAATGCTTATGATAGGCCTTGCTTTCGTAAATCCTGGAGAGAGCATTGTTACTTCAGAAAAGTCCTTCATCATGTATAAAATAATTGGTGAGTTAATTGGTGCTAATGTCATAGAAACACCCATGCTGAATGGTAAGATTAACCTTGAGGCAATTTTGAAAGCGATAAGGGAGGACACTAAGGTTGTTTTTATTGCTAATCCTAATAATCCCACAGGTACCTATTGCGAGAAGAGGGAAGTTGAGGACTTCATGAAGCACGTGCCCGAGGATGTAATTGTTGTATGGGATGAGGCCTATTATGAGTACATAAAGGGAGACAAATTTAAAGAGACAATAGAGTATGTGAAAAACGGTAAAAATGTGATTATTTTGCGCACTTTTTCAAAGATTTATGGGCTTGCGGGACTTAGACTGGGGTATGCCTTTGCGAAAAAGGACATTATTGATGCTTTAAGGAGAACGCGATTGCCTTTTAATGTTAACACGCTGTCTCAAATAGCTGCTTATCATGCATTGGATGATAGCGAGCACGTTGAAAGATCATTAACGGTTAATAAAAGGGGCCTGGAGTATCTTTACAAGGAGTTAAGTGCGCTTAATTTAAAATACTACGAATCGGCTTGCAACTTTATCCTTGTGGATTTTGGGGTGGATTCTGATACTCCTTATAATTACCTGCTAAAGAGGGGGATTATAGTAAGACCTGTTAAGAACTATGGGTTACCTACCTCCCTTAGAATAACGGTGGGGACACAGGAGCAAAATGAAAAGCTGATAAGGGCTTTAAGAGAATTTTTCGGATATGGGAATAGCTGA